A stretch of Candidatus Margulisiibacteriota bacterium DNA encodes these proteins:
- a CDS encoding class II aldolase/adducin family protein, with amino-acid sequence MLEEFKRIGSYLFGEGLVSSHAGSMSVRHGDKIFITRQDAMLGDLKEGDIVEVGLTGEAAGASSELPAHRAIYKETKAEAIVRAFPPQAIAISITDNKIVPQDGEGLRLLHAAAIVRSHQPVGSDETVRLLPSFLQGTSVVAVVKGQGSFAIGKNLEEAYKYTSVLECSCKILVAIRSSGGTRPSAPVVNKEKPEHHRRSAIPPGIGVMDRSRYHKR; translated from the coding sequence ATGTTAGAAGAATTCAAACGGATCGGTAGTTATTTGTTCGGGGAAGGGTTGGTCAGTTCGCATGCCGGAAGCATGAGCGTTCGCCACGGAGATAAAATATTTATTACCCGGCAGGATGCGATGCTGGGAGACCTGAAAGAAGGGGATATAGTTGAAGTTGGCCTGACCGGCGAAGCGGCAGGTGCTTCGAGCGAGCTTCCTGCTCACCGGGCGATCTACAAGGAGACAAAGGCGGAAGCGATAGTAAGAGCCTTCCCTCCCCAGGCGATCGCAATTTCGATCACCGACAATAAAATTGTCCCGCAAGATGGGGAAGGGTTAAGGCTGCTGCATGCTGCGGCAATTGTCCGCTCGCACCAGCCGGTCGGATCTGACGAGACGGTCAGACTGCTTCCATCGTTTTTGCAGGGGACAAGCGTGGTTGCGGTGGTCAAAGGTCAGGGGAGTTTTGCCATCGGCAAGAATCTGGAAGAAGCCTACAAGTACACCTCGGTACTGGAATGCTCTTGTAAGATTTTAGTCGCGATCCGCTCTTCCGGCGGTACCCGCCCGTCGGCTCCAGTGGTCAACAAAGAGAAGCCGGAACACCACCGGCGGAGCGCCATTCCTCCCGGCATCGGGGTAATGGACCGGAGCCGCTACCATAAACGATGA